The Arabidopsis thaliana chromosome 5, partial sequence genomic interval TGAATTTTAGCGACACACAAAAACTTCAGTAAACAGTATACTTATTTCATATATTCTTAAGCACATGGAGTTTATTAATTCAGCATATAAAAACgaattatataatagaaaaaagtGGAAGATAGAAGATATGTGTTTGGCATGAGTCACATGAAATGTTCATTTTTGTTGGGTTGTTATGTAATAAAAGTATTTTGAGCTTCTTTGTTCACTAAACTCCAACATAGTAATTTGTCATTTCTTAGAATAAGTACATCTCTTACATATGGCAATTCTAACCATCACTCTCTCTAACCTCTCCCCACCTCATATTCCATCTTCTCActcttttatctctctttcattattattatatcaaattgtttttagaccGTTTCTCTATACATATTCGCTGTTATTCTCTTTGGCATATTTCCtgaattattttagttattttcccTCTATTTATCAtgatattaataatatataaaagcaaaataaaataaaatgggcCGAGGCCTTAAGCCCATTTTTAAGATTGGGTGAAGCATTTATAGTGGCCTCGAGTTGGAAAAAACCAGAACCAAACCAATTATGAACCGTTTGATTTTCATGAATAATCAAACCGtataacattttaaagtttgggtaTATTAAGACAAAACGAAACTAAAAGAGGGACCAtacatgtaaatatatattcctTTAGAACTTTCGTCTCCCTAAATTTTTGGTCAttcactctctctctgtcGCCTCTCGCTTTGAAATTCCCCGCGCCTGTCTCTCCTAATCATAGTCTCGCTTACCTCCGTCGGATTCTCTCTATTTCCGGTCACCGGAGCTCCGTCGGTTCACTTTAATCCGTTTGAATACCAGGTTAGGGTTCTATTTTCCACACAGCTGAGAAAATGCGAGAACTAAAGAAATTTCTCGAAACAGTCCTAGTGATTAAATTTGGTTAGTGGCTTTCGGATTTAGGAGAAATCCTTTAGTGGAGCTTCATTTTATAGTATTGAAACTGtttaatttctaattttctagCCAACTTTGAAGTACATTTTCGCTTTCAAATCCGAGTGATTTTGATCCtcgggttttgattttgttacttAGGTTTTCTATTCATAGAATCAATTTCAGACCTGATTTCTGTTGTTTTTAGGAACTAAATGACGATTTTGGTTTATCAAATCCACAttctttagggttttagctttttttcAGTATGTTTTAGTAATAAAGGCTGAATGGATTCAATCAAAGATATGTGCTTGATTCTTATCTGAGATTACTTTTCTTAGTATGAGATCATGTAAATTTTTCGTTTTGGTCTTTTTCAGGTTTACTTACTGAGCTGCAAACACTTGGCATCATGTCTAGGTCAGCTTTTGGATTTGTCTTTACACTCTTTCATggatatatttatacatgtttAACTCTGATATATATGCTGCGCCAGCTGTGTATTAATGGATACTGACTATAGGAAAACTAGATGTCTAAAGCTTTATTGaaatgaacaatttttttttttcattttgttttttgaaaaacttatGAGTGTCAGTGTATGATTGTAAAACTTGACAGGGAGGATTTTAGTGATACACTTCGAGTACTTGTTGCAACTGATTGCCACTTGGGCTACATGGAGAAGGATGAAATTAGGCGGCATGATTCATTTAAGGCTTTCGAAGAGATATGTTCTATAGCTGAGGAGAAACAGGTCTGGTATTCAGTATCTATCCCTTGCCAGTATTATCTTGCGTTTGAATCATCTAAcatattatcttaaataaaaatcttctCCCAATATTATGAGTAGTAAACAGTGTTCTAcctaattttaacaaaaattcaacCAATTGCGAGGAAGAATTCTCAGAAAGtttcatatcttcttttttcactcTTTTGAAACAGGTGGACTTCTTACTCCTCGGAGGTGATCTTTTTCATGAGAATAAACCCTCTAGAACTACGTTAGTTAAAGCCATTGAAATTCTTCGTCGCCACTGTCTGAATGATAAACCAGTGCAGTTTCAAGTAGTCAGCGACCAGACAGTAAATTTTCAGAATGCGTGAGACTCTATCCTTTCTGCTATTAATCTAATCATAACAGGAAATAATTTCAACTGAACTAATTAATTGGCAAATTGGCTCAAATTCGTGTATAGATCTACGTATTCTTATTAATCCCTTGACATTATTTTCTGGCTACAGGTTTGGTCAAGTCAATTACGAGGATCCACACTTCAATGTAGGCTTGCCCGTGTTCAGTATTCATGGAAACCATGATGATCCAGCCGGAGTGGTACATCACTTACATCTGCATGCTCTTGTTATGCAAACTCATTTGAATAGGTATATAGAACTGGATTAGTTAGTGAATAGgtattttattgtgtttttgttcTATGTCTCTTATGGCTACAGGACAATCTTTCTGCAATTGATATTCTTTCCGCATGCAACCTTGTGAACTATTTTGGAAAGATGGTTCTTGGTGGTTCTGGTGTTGGCCAGATTACTCTCTACCCTATACTTATGAAGAAGGTTGGTGTAAAGAATTTCTAACCTAGACACCTGGCTCCCCCTGACTTCTTGGACTAtcatttaatcaaattaatgtTTAGGGCTCAACAACCGTGGCTCTCTATGGTTTAGGAAACATCAGGGATGAACGTCTCAATAGAATGTTTCAGGTAATCCAGAGGACCCTCACCTTTTGCTATACAATTGTTAATTGTGTTAATATTTATTGGTTTCACAGACCCCACATGCTGTCCAATGGATGAGGCCTGAAGTTCAAGAAGGATGTGATGTTTCTGACTGGTTCAACATTCTGGTGCTTCATCAAAATAGGTTGATTCCATTGCTATAACATCTTTTAGATCGTTTTCTTACTCATTCTGTATCAGAAAATTTGATACTGTATTCATATGACTTGCAGGGTGAAATCAAACCCCAAAAATGCAATAAGTGAGCACTTTCTTCCACGTTTCCTCGACTTCATTGTGTGGGGCCATGAGCATGAATGCCTAATCGACCCCCAGGTCCatgaaaaatttgatttttggagTTATTGCATTTAAATAAGAGTGAGCCACAATGTTACTTGCCTCTTTGAGCTAAAAGCTATTAAACTTTTGAAGGAGGTATCTGGAATGGGCTTCCACATCACACAACCAGGATCTTCTGTGGCAACATCACTTATTGATGGGGAATCGAAGCCAAAACATGTTCTTCTCTTAGAAATCAAGGTTCTTCAGCAAACAATCTGAAATTTCATCTTCACTTTATTCGTACTTCATTTTCTGGTCTTTTTTCCTCCTTTTCAATCAAGCATGTAAGCTTGAGTGACTTAAAATATATGACTTACAGGGAAATCAATATCGTCCTACGAAGATACCTTTGACATCTGTGAGGCCTTTTGAGTATACAGAGGTAAAGTTTACTTTTCCTTAATATGTTATGGTGGTGGCAGACTTCTTTGCTTACATATTTTCAAAGTGCAGATTGTTTTAAAGGATGAAAGTGATATTGATCCCAATGATCAAAACTCAATTCTGGAACACTTGGATAAAGTGGTACCTATTCCCTCTTCTCATAGTTCATGTGGATATCTTTTCTCCTGCCCTTTTTGAATAACCAGTCACTGAATGTCTCTACTAATATCTACAAAATTGTTAGGTCAGAAATCTAATAGAGAAAGCTAGCAAAAAAGCTGTTAACAGATCAGAGATCAAACTCCCATTGGTTCGAATCAAGGTAACTTGTTTCCAAGTTTTCTTCAAACTGCTGCAAATTCTAGCAACACTCATATAATTAAACCTTTATTTTCTAACCCAACTCTAGAGGCTAGGCTTTGCCAGTTTGATGCATGCACACCCATAGCCACAAACagataattgttattaagaaTATTAAATGACTGACAAAAGACTAAGATCTGCTTCATCTTTCAGGTAGATTATTCTGGATTTATGACGATAAATCCTCAAAGATTTGGACAGAAATATGTGGGAAAGGTACCTAGAAATTAGTTACTGTAACATGATGGTCACCATACTTCTTTGAATGTTGGCTAACTAATGACAAAGTCCCAAACACTTACAGGTTGCAAATCCCCAGgacattttgatattttccaaGGCTTCTAAGAAGGGTCGGAGCGAAGGTAAGGGCATTGGTGTACTAgtaatttatacaattttgtttggattagaTTGATGCACGTGCTTTTACTCTAACTTGTAATAGCTTATCTGGCAAAAATTACGGTTAAGTAGTGTATCTGAGATATAGTAATGTAGAACAATATGGGCCTATGAT includes:
- the MRE11 gene encoding DNA repair and meiosis protein (Mre11) (MEIOTIC RECOMBINATION 11 (MRE11); FUNCTIONS IN: hydrolase activity, manganese ion binding, protein serine/threonine phosphatase activity, exonuclease activity, endonuclease activity; INVOLVED IN: double-strand break repair, DNA metabolic process; LOCATED IN: nucleus; EXPRESSED IN: 10 plant structures; EXPRESSED DURING: 4 anthesis, F mature embryo stage, petal differentiation and expansion stage, E expanded cotyledon stage, D bilateral stage; CONTAINS InterPro DOMAIN/s: Metallophosphoesterase (InterPro:IPR004843), DNA repair exonuclease (InterPro:IPR003701), Mre11, DNA-binding (InterPro:IPR007281); Has 1807 Blast hits to 1807 proteins in 277 species: Archae - 0; Bacteria - 0; Metazoa - 736; Fungi - 347; Plants - 385; Viruses - 0; Other Eukaryotes - 339 (source: NCBI BLink).), yielding MSREDFSDTLRVLVATDCHLGYMEKDEIRRHDSFKAFEEICSIAEEKQVDFLLLGGDLFHENKPSRTTLVKAIEILRRHCLNDKPVQFQVVSDQTVNFQNAFGQVNYEDPHFNVGLPVFSIHGNHDDPAGVDNLSAIDILSACNLVNYFGKMVLGGSGVGQITLYPILMKKGSTTVALYGLGNIRDERLNRMFQTPHAVQWMRPEVQEGCDVSDWFNILVLHQNRVKSNPKNAISEHFLPRFLDFIVWGHEHECLIDPQEVSGMGFHITQPGSSVATSLIDGESKPKHVLLLEIKGNQYRPTKIPLTSVRPFEYTEIVLKDESDIDPNDQNSILEHLDKVVRNLIEKASKKAVNRSEIKLPLVRIKVDYSGFMTINPQRFGQKYVGKVANPQDILIFSKASKKGRSEANIDDSERLRPEELNQQNIEALVAESNLKMEILPVNDLDVALHNFVNKDDKLAFYSCVQYNLQETRGKLAKDSDAKKFEEDDLILKVGECLEERLKDRSTRPTGSSQFLSTGLTSENLTKGSSGIANASFSDDEDTTQMSGLAPPTRGRRGSSTANTTRGRAKAPTRGRGRGKASSAMKQTTLDSSLGFRQSQRSASAAASAAFKSASTIGEDDVDSPSSEEVEPEDFNKPDSSSEDDESTKGKGRKRPATTKRGRGRGSGTSKRGRKNESSSSLNRLLSSKDDDEDEDDEDREKKLNKSQPRVTRNYGALRR
- the MRE11 gene encoding DNA repair and meiosis protein (Mre11) — translated: MIVKLDREDFSDTLRVLVATDCHLGYMEKDEIRRHDSFKAFEEICSIAEEKQVDFLLLGGDLFHENKPSRTTLVKAIEILRRHCLNDKPVQFQVVSDQTVNFQNAFGQVNYEDPHFNVGLPVFSIHGNHDDPAGVDNLSAIDILSACNLVNYFGKMVLGGSGVGQITLYPILMKKGSTTVALYGLGNIRDERLNRMFQTPHAVQWMRPEVQEGCDVSDWFNILVLHQNRVKSNPKNAISEHFLPRFLDFIVWGHEHECLIDPQEVSGMGFHITQPGSSVATSLIDGESKPKHVLLLEIKGNQYRPTKIPLTSVRPFEYTEIVLKDESDIDPNDQNSILEHLDKVVRNLIEKASKKAVNRSEIKLPLVRIKVDYSGFMTINPQRFGQKYVGKVANPQDILIFSKASKKGRSEANIDDSERLRPEELNQQNIEALVAESNLKMEILPVNDLDVALHNFVNKDDKLAFYSCVQYNLQETRGKLAKDSDAKKFEEDDLILKVGECLEERLKDRSTRPTGSSQFLSTGLTSENLTKGSSGIANASFSDDEDTTQMSGLAPPTRGRRGSSTANTTRGRAKAPTRGRGRGKASSAMKQTTLDSSLGFRQSQRSASAAASAAFKSASTIGEDDVDSPSSEEVEPEDFNKPDSSSEDDESTKGKGRKRPATTKRGRGRGSGTSKRGRKNESSSSLNRLLSSKDDDEDEDDEDREKKLNKSQPRVTRNYGALRR